The DNA region TCGCGAGACCCGCTTGATGAAAGGCCGCGAAGCCACCACCGAGCTCGAGGTCACCGAGTACGAGCCCGATCAGCGGGTGCGGCTGGTGGCCGATAGCCACGGCACGGTGTGGGACTCGCTCTTCACCGTCAAGCCGGAAGGCGCCGGCAGCGTTCTGACGCTGACCATGGAGGCGCGGGCCTACCGCTTATTGTCCAAGCTGATGAACCCGCTGATCAGCGGCATGATCAAGAAGGCCGTGGGCGAGGACATGGACGCCGTCAAGGCCTTCTGCGAGCGCGACGCCTGATCGACCAAACGGCCGTCAGGGCTGGGCGCCTGCCGCCATCGCCGACAGCATCTCCCGCACCGCCTCGCCGAGGCCGAGGCGGACCGAGCGTGAGATCAGCCAGTGGCCGATGTTGAGCTCTTCGACGGCCGGAATGGCGGCGATGGCACCGACGTTGGCGGTGGTCAGCCCATGACCGGCGTAGACCTCGAGGCCGGCAGCGGCGCCGGCGGCAGCGGTCTCTTCGACGGCGCGCAGGTTTGCCGCCGACGGGTCCTTGGTGTAGGCGTCGGTGTTGATTTCGAAGCCGGCTGCCGGCGCGCCGGCGGCGACCAGCGCGGCGAGGCGCTCGACCTGCGCCGGGTCGGGGTCCAGGAAGAGGGACACGGCGATGCCGCCGGCGGCCAGGCGCTCGATCGCGGCAGCCACCCGGTCGCCTTGGGACGCCAGGTCGAGGCCGCCTTCGGTGGTCACCTCGTCCGGTCGCTCCGGTACCAGAGTGACCTGTCCCGGTTGCCAGTCGAGGGCGAGGGCGATCATCTCTTCCTCGGCGGCGATCTCGAGGTTGAGCTTGCCCTGGACGGTGCGCACGAGAGCGGCGACGTCGTCGTCTTGGATGTGGCGACGATCGCCGCGCAGGTGGACGGTGATGCCGGCGGCACCGGCGGCTTCGGCGTCGCCGGCGGCTTCGACCGGATCCGGGTAGACCGCCCGGCGAGCCTGCCGCAGGGTGGCGACGTGGTCGACATTGACCGATAGCTGCACGGCGCGGTCGTCACTCACGGTCTGGTCTCCAATCGGACCGCGCCGATGGCGCCATTGATCGCTTCGGCGATGTTGCCGGCGAGCTCTTCGATGGTGTTCTGGTCCGGTCCCTCGATCATGATTCGCGCCAGCGGCTCGGTGCCGCTGTAGCGCAGCACCAGCCGGCCATCCTGGCCGAGCTGATCCTCAGCGGCGCGGGCGGCGGCGGCCACCGTCGGCAGGCTGCCGAGGTCCGGCTTGTGGGCGACGGTGACGTTCTGCAGGACCTGGGGATAGCGCTCGAAGGCGGCGAGTTGCTCACTGACGGGCCGCTCTGCATGGCGCACCAGGGCGGCCGTCTGCAGGGCGGTGAGCAGGCCGTCGCCGGTGGTGGCGAGATCGAGATGAACGATGTGTCCCGATTGCTCGCCCCCCAGCACCAGGCCGTTACGGCGCAGTGTCGCCACCACCTCGCGGTCGCCGACGCCGCAGCGTAGGACCGTGACGTCGAGGGCGCGCAAAGCGCGCTCGAGGCCGAGATTGCTCATCGAGGTGACGACGATCGCGCGCCCCGACAGGCGTTGCTGCTGCACCAGGTGTCGGGCCCACAGGTAGAGGATGGCGTCGCCGTCTCGCACCACACCGTGGTCATCGACCAGGATGGCGCGGTCGGCGTCGCCGTCGAAGGCGAAGCCGAGGTCGGCGCCGGTCTCCCGGATGCGCGCCGCGAGGGCTTCCGGATGGGTCGAGCCGTAGCCGCGATTGATGTTCTGGCCATCGGGCTGGTCGGCGATCACCTCGACTTTGGCGCCGAGCTCGACGAACAGCGGACCAGCGAGCTCCGAGGCCGCGCCGTGGCCGGTGTCGAGCACCAGCCGGAGGCCGGCGAGAGGCCTTTCATTGCCGAGGGAGGCGAGCAGAGAAGCGCGGTAAGGGCTCGGGTCGAGGCGCTCGAGCTCGCTCACCGGCGGCAGTCGGGAGTCCGGGGTTAGCTCGCCGGACGAATTTGCGAGGCGCCCCTCGAGCTCGCGCTCGGCCTCTTCGCTCCACTTGAACCCCGCCCCGTCGATCAGCTTGATGCCGTTGTCCGGGTAGGGGTTGTGGCTCGCCGACAGGGCGATGCCGGCGGTGGCCCCGGTCTGTCGGGTCAGGAAAGCGATGCCCGGCGTCGGCAACACGCCGGCCGATTGCGCCGCCACCTGCTGGCCGGCGAGGCCCGAGGCCAGCCAGCGGGCGAGGGTCGGAGAGCTGTCGCGGGTATCGCCCCCGAGGACCACCCGCGAACCGGCCCCGAGCTGCTCGCCGAGGGCGCGGCCGAGGGCGCAGACGGTGGGTTTGTCGAGGGGATACTGGCCGAAAGGCGCGCGCACACCGTCGGTCCCGAAGAGTCGGTTCTGGCTCATGGCGAAGCTCCCGGTGGCGTCGTCTCCGGCTGGGTGACCTCGAGGGGGACGTAGACCACGATCTGAGAAGACTGCATCATTTGAATCAAAGGGTCTGGGCTCACCACCGACGTATTGGCCTCGAAGTCGAGGGCGTGGCCGTTCAAATCGATCGGCTGGGTGGCCAGGGCGGTGATGCGCTCGAGGCGCGAGCGCGGGCCCTCCACCAGGATCTGCGACGGGATGACGCGATAGTCGCCGAGCAGGGCGCCGGCCGCCGGCTCGCCCACGAACACCGGCTCGATGGGCAGGTTGAGGGTTTGTTTCTGGTCGACCTCGAGCTGCACCTGGCTGGGGGTGATGGCGACGATCTGGAAGCCGTCCGGCATCGACACGTCATCCGGCGTCAGGTTGATGCTGGCGACGCCCGGCGATTCCTCGGACAGATCCAGCCGCACCCTCACCTGGCGCTCGTCGAGCTCGCTGATCAGCGTATCGGGACCGCTCAGGATGATCGAGATCCGAACCCCCGGATCGAAGATCACCAAGTCGAGGGGGTTGTTGAACACAACCTGCGCATCGACCACCTTCTGCCCCCGCGCCTCGCGCTCGTCGAGGGAGATGGTGAACCACAGGCCGATGGCCAGGGCGAGGGCCAGGATACGCAGCCCCCAGGTCTGTGCCCGTTCGCTCATTCGGTGCCTCCGCCCTGCGGATAGAGGTCCGTGATCAGGAGCTTGTAAAGGGTGTTGCGCAGTCCCTTCGAGTCGAGATCGCGGGTCAGCTCGCCCTCGAAGGCGATCGAGATGGTGCCCGTCTCCTCGGAGATCACGACCGCCACGGCGTCGGTCTCCTCGCTGATGCCGAGGGCCGCCCGGTGGCGCGTGCCGAGGTCGCTCGAGACCTCCGGGCTGAAGGTTAGGGGCAGGAAACAGGCGGCGGCGGCGATGCGGTCGTCCTGAATGACGACGGCGCCGTCGTGCAGCGG from Acidobacteriota bacterium includes:
- a CDS encoding CdaR family protein gives rise to the protein MSERAQTWGLRILALALAIGLWFTISLDEREARGQKVVDAQVVFNNPLDLVIFDPGVRISIILSGPDTLISELDERQVRVRLDLSEESPGVASINLTPDDVSMPDGFQIVAITPSQVQLEVDQKQTLNLPIEPVFVGEPAAGALLGDYRVIPSQILVEGPRSRLERITALATQPIDLNGHALDFEANTSVVSPDPLIQMMQSSQIVVYVPLEVTQPETTPPGASP
- a CDS encoding pyridoxine 5'-phosphate synthase, which translates into the protein MSDDRAVQLSVNVDHVATLRQARRAVYPDPVEAAGDAEAAGAAGITVHLRGDRRHIQDDDVAALVRTVQGKLNLEIAAEEEMIALALDWQPGQVTLVPERPDEVTTEGGLDLASQGDRVAAAIERLAAGGIAVSLFLDPDPAQVERLAALVAAGAPAAGFEINTDAYTKDPSAANLRAVEETAAAGAAAGLEVYAGHGLTTANVGAIAAIPAVEELNIGHWLISRSVRLGLGEAVREMLSAMAAGAQP
- the glmM gene encoding phosphoglucosamine mutase — translated: MSQNRLFGTDGVRAPFGQYPLDKPTVCALGRALGEQLGAGSRVVLGGDTRDSSPTLARWLASGLAGQQVAAQSAGVLPTPGIAFLTRQTGATAGIALSASHNPYPDNGIKLIDGAGFKWSEEAERELEGRLANSSGELTPDSRLPPVSELERLDPSPYRASLLASLGNERPLAGLRLVLDTGHGAASELAGPLFVELGAKVEVIADQPDGQNINRGYGSTHPEALAARIRETGADLGFAFDGDADRAILVDDHGVVRDGDAILYLWARHLVQQQRLSGRAIVVTSMSNLGLERALRALDVTVLRCGVGDREVVATLRRNGLVLGGEQSGHIVHLDLATTGDGLLTALQTAALVRHAERPVSEQLAAFERYPQVLQNVTVAHKPDLGSLPTVAAAARAAEDQLGQDGRLVLRYSGTEPLARIMIEGPDQNTIEELAGNIAEAINGAIGAVRLETRP
- a CDS encoding SRPBCC family protein, which codes for MATITIRRSIAAAPATVFQAVAHIEQFSEAIPHITKVEMLSEVREGVGTRFRETRLMKGREATTELEVTEYEPDQRVRLVADSHGTVWDSLFTVKPEGAGSVLTLTMEARAYRLLSKLMNPLISGMIKKAVGEDMDAVKAFCERDA